DNA sequence from the Desulfovibrio legallii genome:
GATATGGCTGATCTAGTTTCGATCATCATTCCCTGTTATAATGATGGAAAATATTTGCCAGAAGCTGTCGCATCCGCTCGCGCCCAGTCGTATCCCGACATTGAAATAATCATTGTCAATGACTACTCCACTGACCCTCTGACGAACTCATTGCTTGAAAAATTCGCGGCTGAAGGCATCACCGTGATAAATACCGCACCAGGGAAAAAAGGGCTTTCGGCAGCGCGTAATACCGCCATTGAGGCTGCGAGCGGAAAATACATTTTGCCATTGGATGCCGATGACAAAGTAGACCCGACCTATGTTGAAAAATCAGTTGCAGTGCTTGACCGCAAACCCGATGTTCTTGTATGCACCGCGCGCGTTCGTTTCTTTGGACTGCGCCATCACGAGTGGACTCAGAAACCCTACTCATATGCCAACCTTGTTCTGGAAGAGCATAAGGTATTATCAGCAAGCCTTTTTCGCCGAAAGGACTGGGCCCGTATTGGCGGGTATGAAGAAAGCCTGATCCTGGGTAAAGAAGATATGGTTTTTTGGCTGGATATGTTGAAAGATGGCGGGGATGTTGAAATTTTGCCCGAAATACTCATCTATTATCGCATCAAACCCTTCTCTATGAGTGCGCTACGAGCCGGCGCGCCAACGGAATGCGAAAAAGTTGCTGCCATGTATGCCGCACGGCCTGATCTTTTTCATGATCATATCATCGATTTTATGTGTTATGGGGCAAATTTTCGCGTTGAAAAATCCCAAAGAGAATGCCTGTTTTCTTGGAAACTGTTTTCACACCTCTTTCGGCTGGAATGGTTTTTACGGCAAAAGGTTAAGCGCCTGTTTGGGAGGGCGTAACCGTGCCTGTTCAGCCATCGAGTACGGCTGTCATTATTCTCAACTATAATGGTTCATCAGATACCATTGAGTGTCTGCGCCATGTTTACAGGCTTGAATGCCCTCCGGCTATGGTCATTGTTGTTGATAACAATTCCAGCGATAATTCACGCCAAAAAATTCTTGAAAGTTGGCGGAGCTGGGCCGAGCCCGTTGTTGTTTCAGATCCCTCGATACGATTGGAATGTGCTTCTGTCTTTTTGGCATTGCCCGAAAATTTCGGCTATGGCGGGGGAAATAATGGCGGCATACAGCTTGCCATGCGCAACAGCACATGCAATGCCTTCTGGATTCTCAATAACGATACCCTTCCTGATACGAAGGCCCTTAATGCTTTGTGCGCACGCGCCAACAAATTTACGGAACCTGCCATCGTTGGATCAACCCTGGTTTTTGCTTATGACCGAGTAACCGTGCAATGCGCCGCTGGTTGCAGTTTTAACAGATGGCTTGGAACTTCCCGTCCCATATGCGGTGGGAGTTCACTAAAAAATATTGACCGCGTTGACCCCGGAACGGTTGAGGCCCAACTTGGGGACATTGTCGGTGCGTCTGTTTTGTTGCCAAAAGAGATCGTAGCTAAAATTGGCCTGATTAGAGAGGATTTTTTCCTTTACCTTGAGGAAACAGAACTCTGCATTCGGGCGCGTAACGCGGGCTTTGTTTTGGCCTGGGCACCCGACAGCATCGTATATCATAAGGAAGGCGGAAGCACCGGCGCAGAGAGCGCCGTTGGAGAGCGCGCCTTCAACCGCCCGGCCTGGGTTGACTACCTTGCCTTGCGCAACCGCGTGTACATGATGCGCAAGCACTATCCCTGGGCATTGCCCGTGGTGGCGGCGAGCTATTTGGGCGTTATGCTTAATCGCATCCGGCGGGGCCAGGCCAACCGCATTCCCCTGATCTTCCGGGCCGCATGGGACGGTCTGCGCGGACACATGGGCAAGCCCGTACACCTTTTCCCTACCCTATGAGATCTGCATGAGAACCCTGGCCATTGACTGTCGCATGGCCCGCATGTCGGGCATCGGGGTGTACCTGCGCAACGTCGCACCCCGTTGCATGGCGCTGCTGGCGGATGCCGTGCGGTTTCGCCTGCTGGGGTATGACGGCGCATTCCCTGTGCCAGATGGCGTTTCCTGGGAGCCTGTTTCTTTTGACGCTCTCATCTACAGCATTACAGAGCAATATCGCATGCTGCCCCTGCTGCGCGGCTGCGACGCCCTGTGGCTGCCGCACTATCCGATCCCTGTGCTGGCGGGCATCCCTTTGGTGGTGACAGTCCATGATGTGACCCACCTGGCCCTGCCGGGGTTATTTACCGGCATACAAAAAATGTATGCCCGCCTCATGTTTCAGGCTGTACGCCATAAGGCGGCAGAACTCCTTTTTGTTTCAGAATTTTCCCGGCAGGAATTTTTACGACTGGTAGGCCGCCCACGGGGCGGCGCAACCGTTACCCCCAACGGGGTGGACGCAAGCTGGTTGGAATGCCCCCTGGTGGACGCCCCGACGCAACCGCCGTATTTTCTGGCTGTGGGAAATGTCAAGCCCCACAAGAATATTCGCCTGCTGTGTCATACTTTTGCCGGGATAGCAGGCCAATGTACGGCTAACCTTGTGCTGGCGGGCGCATATACGGGCTTTCGGAGCGCAGAAACGTCTACGGAAGCCTTGGCGGCCATCTGCCCAGGCCGCATCCACTTCACCGGAGCGCTAGAACAGACCGAACTAGTGCACCTGATGCGCGGCGCAACGGCCCTGGTTTTCCCCTCACGCTATGAAGGATTTGGCTTACCGCCACTGGAAGCTCTGGCCACCGGCGTCCCTGTGGTCGCCTCGGACATTCCCCCGGTGCGGGAGGTCTGTGGCACACACGCCCAGTATTTTTCTCCGGACAGTGAAGGGCAACTTGCTCAGGCCATGCTGCAAGTGCTCGCCCTTCCCCCACAGGAACGACGCCAACACGCCGCAGCAGGACGCGCGCACGCCCACACTTTCTCTTGGGCAAGGGCTGCGGAAACAACAGCACAGGTGCTGCAAAAAACACTGCACCTATGATGTGGCAAGAACAGTACGAGGCAATCCCACGCTTCTCCTCCACGCGCCACAAAGGCAGAAGCAGACTTTCCGGGTCCTGCCTTCTATTGGGTATCGGCTCAAAAAAACAGGCTGAAGGAAAACCCAATAAGAGCGCTTGCCCCCGTCTTTGGTGTAGTCCGACATAGCGGCCGCCCATACAGATACAACCCAAAAAGGAATAGCAAAGAGGGCACCCCGAAAGGTGGGGCTATGGTGGGGCCAATTTGAGATAGTGCAAAAACAAAACGGGCCAGCGAAGGAATGAACCTTTGCTAACCCGTTGTTTTTCTCATGGTGCCGAAGGGGAGACTCGAACTCCCACCCCGTTGCCAGGACTAGACCCTGAACCTAGCGTGTCTACCAATTCCACCACTTCGGCGCGAAAAATCTTCTACGTTAAGCCCAGGGGTTTGGCAAGCAATTTTTCACGTTTTTCTGAAAAATCTTTTAGCTGAAGGACGTCCCGTAGAAATTGCCGCAGCACGGCGCCCGTCTTGCTGCAGGCCGGACGCGCTGCCGGGGCGCTTGCTTCCAGGTCTTGCGCAACGCGGCATCCGGCACGCGCAGGCGCGGCGCCTCGACATATCCCGCCTTGCCCCTGACCCTCAGAAAGCCTTGTGCGCCAAGGGCCGTGCAAAATCGGCAGGGCAAGCCTGCCGCAGAACCGGCCGCGAACCGGGCCACAGTAGCGGAGCGCAACGTGCACAGGAGCGGCGCGGCATCAACGGTTGCGGTGGGACAAAGGGCCGCAGCAGCGGGCCGCGGCGCGCGGAGAACGGCGGGGGCTATGTTTACGGAGGTGGACTTTTGGCGTAAACAAAGAGCTTGCCCTTGTGCGCCATTGTGCCGGGGATTTTTTGTTCTTTACCACAAGGATGCCGTCATGGATGCTACAGCGCGCAGTAAAAAGATGAAGTCCGGCCTGGAGAAGGCCCCCCACCGCTCTCTGCTTTACGCTCTGGGCCTGACCAGAGAAGAAATGGACCGCCCCCTGGTGGGCGTGGTCAACGCCGCCAACGAAGTGGTGCCGGGGCACATGCACCTCAATACTCTGGCCGACGCGGTCAAGGCCGGGGTACGCATGGCCGGGGGCACGCCCCTGCAGTTTCCGGCCATTGCCGTCTGCGACGGCCTGGCCATGAACCACGAGGGCATGCGCTTTTCTCTGCCGTCGCGCGAATTCATTGCCGATTCCATTGAGATCATGGCCCGCGCCCACGCCTTTGACGCCCTGGTCTTCATCCCCAACTGTGATAAATGCGTGCCCGGCATGCTCATGGCCATGATGCGCCTGAACATCCCCTCGGTGCTGGTTTCCGGCGGGCCCATGCTGCCCGGCAATATCGGCCCGCACCAGCGCGGCGACCTGATCACCGTGTTTGAGGCCGTGGGTAAGGTGCGCAGCGGCGCCATGACCGAAGACGACCTGGAGCGCCTTACCGAGCGCGCCTGTCCCGGCTGCGGGGCCTGCGCGGGCATGTTCACGGCCAATTCCATGAACTGCCTGGCCGAAACCATCGGCGTGGCCCTGCCCGGCAACGGCACCATCCCGGCGGTGAGCGGCGCGCGCGTCCGCCTG
Encoded proteins:
- a CDS encoding glycosyltransferase family 2 protein: MADLVSIIIPCYNDGKYLPEAVASARAQSYPDIEIIIVNDYSTDPLTNSLLEKFAAEGITVINTAPGKKGLSAARNTAIEAASGKYILPLDADDKVDPTYVEKSVAVLDRKPDVLVCTARVRFFGLRHHEWTQKPYSYANLVLEEHKVLSASLFRRKDWARIGGYEESLILGKEDMVFWLDMLKDGGDVEILPEILIYYRIKPFSMSALRAGAPTECEKVAAMYAARPDLFHDHIIDFMCYGANFRVEKSQRECLFSWKLFSHLFRLEWFLRQKVKRLFGRA
- a CDS encoding glycosyltransferase family 2 protein codes for the protein MPVQPSSTAVIILNYNGSSDTIECLRHVYRLECPPAMVIVVDNNSSDNSRQKILESWRSWAEPVVVSDPSIRLECASVFLALPENFGYGGGNNGGIQLAMRNSTCNAFWILNNDTLPDTKALNALCARANKFTEPAIVGSTLVFAYDRVTVQCAAGCSFNRWLGTSRPICGGSSLKNIDRVDPGTVEAQLGDIVGASVLLPKEIVAKIGLIREDFFLYLEETELCIRARNAGFVLAWAPDSIVYHKEGGSTGAESAVGERAFNRPAWVDYLALRNRVYMMRKHYPWALPVVAASYLGVMLNRIRRGQANRIPLIFRAAWDGLRGHMGKPVHLFPTL
- a CDS encoding glycosyltransferase family 4 protein; the protein is MRTLAIDCRMARMSGIGVYLRNVAPRCMALLADAVRFRLLGYDGAFPVPDGVSWEPVSFDALIYSITEQYRMLPLLRGCDALWLPHYPIPVLAGIPLVVTVHDVTHLALPGLFTGIQKMYARLMFQAVRHKAAELLFVSEFSRQEFLRLVGRPRGGATVTPNGVDASWLECPLVDAPTQPPYFLAVGNVKPHKNIRLLCHTFAGIAGQCTANLVLAGAYTGFRSAETSTEALAAICPGRIHFTGALEQTELVHLMRGATALVFPSRYEGFGLPPLEALATGVPVVASDIPPVREVCGTHAQYFSPDSEGQLAQAMLQVLALPPQERRQHAAAGRAHAHTFSWARAAETTAQVLQKTLHL